A single genomic interval of Camelina sativa cultivar DH55 chromosome 11, Cs, whole genome shotgun sequence harbors:
- the LOC104726039 gene encoding uncharacterized protein LOC104726039 isoform X1: METAPPSFVSKARTAFNSAAAKAERVFTDLKSDREEEKQSARNENDSKEENEVKPQGWRAAHIRKKQEWQNKLKNLRIGRKEVEDQEKAEDSTMAAPFYDENLFILKAKQDQEAKASDVGFLVESLNAVDVNSIPPASVVKQLAAAIEAGKRAKTVKDFVASSGSSSPVKERSGLSLSAVKSLVLGEKEDKLGFDSGDEEKLVSLVNALFNAGRIALHRDSSFLSRKIVSDLESPTNKASFAKDLHAAPPSSFVVKLAEVIGSFTTPRRMALFWCRVVDELRRFWDEEKHIPWIPLDKNPDLKSCLLHQWLQVINCCLARKAHCLAASEALDAVMRQANQELGVSEAMGSPASLLYAKSNSGELLLRLGVNHQFENLTMLETGEPVYSPVTQEGPLLTEDLIRETEELVLRTGSMGAGCSQLLSDMQAFKAANPGCILEDFVRWHSPPDWTENDNLSGDDSSPVPGQLSTRMQKEGNLWRELWETAKPLPAVKQAPLFDEDLAVEGILNSLEDIPAAELFEQLFVSLLSLGFVIVEPVVATNDDLSKLFFECKDYVVAICQGGAWTDKLDDLCQVYETVETMLLRPEEVLRSMKQPEDSPSSGSETKRRFKRLGFIFRGSKERKQTRVPSETEQKSTEPSPRQSFSSLFDGKSSLFGKRPPRPENVTLV; the protein is encoded by the exons ATGGAGACGGCGCCGCCGTCCTTTGTCTCTAAAGCTAGAACCGCCTTCAATTCCGCCGCTGCTAAAGCGGAGCGCGTCTTCACTGATCTCAAATCTGATCGTg aggaggagaagcaatCAGCAAGGAATGAGAATGACTCTAAG GAGGAGAATGAAGTGAAGCCCCAGGGATGGAGAGCTGCACATATTAGGAAAAAGCAAGAGTGgcaaaacaaacttaaaaacttGAGAATTGGGAGGAAAGAAGTTGAAGATCAAGAGAAGGCTGAGGATTCAACCATGGCTGCTCCTTTTTATGACGAGAATTTGTTTATTCTTAAAGCGAAGCAAGATCAAGAAGCCAAG GCATCTGATGTCGGCTTCTTGGTAGAATCTTTAAATGCCGTTGATGTGAACAGCATTCCTCCAGCATCGGTTGTGAAGCAGCTGGCTGCAGCAATCGA AGCGGGAAAAAGGGCTAAGACTGTGAAAGACTTTGTTGCATCGTCTGGAAGTTCATCACCAGTGAAGGAGAGGAGTGGCTTGAGCCTCTCTGCAGTGAAATCGTTGGTTCTTGGTGAAAAAGAGGATAAGCTTGGTTTTGATTCAGGAGATGAGGAAAAACTTGTTTCTCTAGTAAATGCCTTGTTTAATGCGGGTAGGATTGCCTTACATAGag ATAGTAGCTTCCTCAGCAGAAAGATTGTCTCTGATTTGGAGTCTCCTACCAACAAAGCATCTTTCGCAAAAGATCTTCATGCTGCTCCCCCTAGTAGCTTTGTTGTTAAGCTAGCTGAAgtaattggaagttttacaacaCCAAGGAGAATGGCTTTGTTCTGGTGCAGGGTGGTTGATGAA TTGAGAAGATTTTGGGATGAAGAGAAACACATACCATGGATACCTTTGGACAAGAATCCAGATTTGAAAAGTTGCCTACTGCACCAATGGTTACAGGTTATAAACTGCTGTCTTGCCAGGAAAGCACACTGCTTAGCTGCTTCCGAAGCATTAGATGCGGTAATGAGGCAAGCCAATCAAGAGTTAGGCGTTTCAGAAGCAATGGGTTCTCCGGCTTCTCTTTTGTATGCTAAAAGTAACTCTGGGGAACTCTTACTCCGCCTGGGCGTTAACCACCAATTTGAGAACTTAACAATGTTGGAAACTGGTGAACCTGTGTATTCCCCAGTAACACAG GAAGGTCCGCTGTTGACGGAAGATCTTAttagagaaacagaggaattagTACTTCGGACAGGGAG CATGGGGGCTGGATGTTCTCAACTCTTGTCTGACATGCAAGCTTTCAAG GCAGCAAATCCTGGCTgtattttggaagattttgtgaGATGGCACTCTCCACCGGACTGGACTGAAAATGATAACTTGTCTGGTGATGACTCTTCACCCGTTCCAGGTCAATTAAGTACCCGGATGCAGAAAGAAG gtAATTTATGGCGTGAGCTGTGGGAAACAGCTAAACCACTGCCTGCTGTTAAACAAGCACCTCTCTTTGATGAAGATTTAGCTGT AGAAGGAATCTTGAATTCTTTGGAAGACATTCCAGCTGCTGAACTTTTTGAGCAGCTGTTTGTTTCACTA CTTTCCCTGGGCTTTGTTATAGTGGAGCCAGTTGTAGCGACAAACGATGACTTGTCAAAGCTTTTCTTCGAATGCAAGGATTATGTGGTTGCTATTTGTCAGGGAGGCGCATGGACCGATAAGCTTGATGATCTCTGCCAG GTGTACGAGACAGTGGAAACAATGTTATTACGTCCAGAAGAAGTTTTGAGATCAATGAAACAACCGGAGGATTCGCCATCAAGTGGGAGCGAAACGAAACGCCGGTTTAAGCGGCTCGGTTTCATCTTTCGTGGTAGTAAAGAACGAAAGCAGACAAGAGTTCCATCAGAAACTGAACAGAAAAGCACCGAACCTAGCCCGCGCCAATCATTCTCTAGTCTTTTTGATGGCAAGTCGTCTCTGTTTGGAAAGAGACCTCCTAGACCTGAAAATGTGACTCTTGTCTGA
- the LOC104726039 gene encoding uncharacterized protein LOC104726039 isoform X4: METAPPSFVSKARTAFNSAAAKAERVFTDLKSDREEEKQSARNENDSKEENEVKPQGWRAAHIRKKQEWQNKLKNLRIGRKEVEDQEKAEDSTMAAPFYDENLFILKAKQDQEAKASDVGFLVESLNAVDVNSIPPASVVKQLAAAIEAGKRAKTVKDFVASSGSSSPVKERSGLSLSAVKSLVLGEKEDKLGFDSGDEEKLVSLVNALFNADSSFLSRKIVSDLESPTNKASFAKDLHAAPPSSFVVKLAEVIGSFTTPRRMALFWCRVVDELRRFWDEEKHIPWIPLDKNPDLKSCLLHQWLQVINCCLARKAHCLAASEALDAVMRQANQELGVSEAMGSPASLLYAKSNSGELLLRLGVNHQFENLTMLETGEPVYSPVTQEGPLLTEDLIRETEELVLRTGSMGAGCSQLLSDMQAFKAANPGCILEDFVRWHSPPDWTENDNLSGDDSSPVPGQLSTRMQKEGNLWRELWETAKPLPAVKQAPLFDEDLAVEGILNSLEDIPAAELFEQLFVSLLSLGFVIVEPVVATNDDLSKLFFECKDYVVAICQGGAWTDKLDDLCQVYETVETMLLRPEEVLRSMKQPEDSPSSGSETKRRFKRLGFIFRGSKERKQTRVPSETEQKSTEPSPRQSFSSLFDGKSSLFGKRPPRPENVTLV, from the exons ATGGAGACGGCGCCGCCGTCCTTTGTCTCTAAAGCTAGAACCGCCTTCAATTCCGCCGCTGCTAAAGCGGAGCGCGTCTTCACTGATCTCAAATCTGATCGTg aggaggagaagcaatCAGCAAGGAATGAGAATGACTCTAAG GAGGAGAATGAAGTGAAGCCCCAGGGATGGAGAGCTGCACATATTAGGAAAAAGCAAGAGTGgcaaaacaaacttaaaaacttGAGAATTGGGAGGAAAGAAGTTGAAGATCAAGAGAAGGCTGAGGATTCAACCATGGCTGCTCCTTTTTATGACGAGAATTTGTTTATTCTTAAAGCGAAGCAAGATCAAGAAGCCAAG GCATCTGATGTCGGCTTCTTGGTAGAATCTTTAAATGCCGTTGATGTGAACAGCATTCCTCCAGCATCGGTTGTGAAGCAGCTGGCTGCAGCAATCGA AGCGGGAAAAAGGGCTAAGACTGTGAAAGACTTTGTTGCATCGTCTGGAAGTTCATCACCAGTGAAGGAGAGGAGTGGCTTGAGCCTCTCTGCAGTGAAATCGTTGGTTCTTGGTGAAAAAGAGGATAAGCTTGGTTTTGATTCAGGAGATGAGGAAAAACTTGTTTCTCTAGTAAATGCCTTGTTTAATGCGG ATAGTAGCTTCCTCAGCAGAAAGATTGTCTCTGATTTGGAGTCTCCTACCAACAAAGCATCTTTCGCAAAAGATCTTCATGCTGCTCCCCCTAGTAGCTTTGTTGTTAAGCTAGCTGAAgtaattggaagttttacaacaCCAAGGAGAATGGCTTTGTTCTGGTGCAGGGTGGTTGATGAA TTGAGAAGATTTTGGGATGAAGAGAAACACATACCATGGATACCTTTGGACAAGAATCCAGATTTGAAAAGTTGCCTACTGCACCAATGGTTACAGGTTATAAACTGCTGTCTTGCCAGGAAAGCACACTGCTTAGCTGCTTCCGAAGCATTAGATGCGGTAATGAGGCAAGCCAATCAAGAGTTAGGCGTTTCAGAAGCAATGGGTTCTCCGGCTTCTCTTTTGTATGCTAAAAGTAACTCTGGGGAACTCTTACTCCGCCTGGGCGTTAACCACCAATTTGAGAACTTAACAATGTTGGAAACTGGTGAACCTGTGTATTCCCCAGTAACACAG GAAGGTCCGCTGTTGACGGAAGATCTTAttagagaaacagaggaattagTACTTCGGACAGGGAG CATGGGGGCTGGATGTTCTCAACTCTTGTCTGACATGCAAGCTTTCAAG GCAGCAAATCCTGGCTgtattttggaagattttgtgaGATGGCACTCTCCACCGGACTGGACTGAAAATGATAACTTGTCTGGTGATGACTCTTCACCCGTTCCAGGTCAATTAAGTACCCGGATGCAGAAAGAAG gtAATTTATGGCGTGAGCTGTGGGAAACAGCTAAACCACTGCCTGCTGTTAAACAAGCACCTCTCTTTGATGAAGATTTAGCTGT AGAAGGAATCTTGAATTCTTTGGAAGACATTCCAGCTGCTGAACTTTTTGAGCAGCTGTTTGTTTCACTA CTTTCCCTGGGCTTTGTTATAGTGGAGCCAGTTGTAGCGACAAACGATGACTTGTCAAAGCTTTTCTTCGAATGCAAGGATTATGTGGTTGCTATTTGTCAGGGAGGCGCATGGACCGATAAGCTTGATGATCTCTGCCAG GTGTACGAGACAGTGGAAACAATGTTATTACGTCCAGAAGAAGTTTTGAGATCAATGAAACAACCGGAGGATTCGCCATCAAGTGGGAGCGAAACGAAACGCCGGTTTAAGCGGCTCGGTTTCATCTTTCGTGGTAGTAAAGAACGAAAGCAGACAAGAGTTCCATCAGAAACTGAACAGAAAAGCACCGAACCTAGCCCGCGCCAATCATTCTCTAGTCTTTTTGATGGCAAGTCGTCTCTGTTTGGAAAGAGACCTCCTAGACCTGAAAATGTGACTCTTGTCTGA
- the LOC104726040 gene encoding dihydrolipoyllysine-residue succinyltransferase component of 2-oxoglutarate dehydrogenase complex 1, mitochondrial, with protein MMLRAVIRRASTRGSSVSGLGKSLQSSRVAASAQSFHSVSATQVFCGNHASSFHHRSCPGCSECSRTIFSGYQGTPLQRWVRPFSSDSGDVVEAVVPHMGESITDGTLATFLKKPGDRVEADEAIAQIETDKVTIDIASPASGVIQEFLVKEGDTVEPGNKVAIISTSADAVSHVAPSEKIPEKPAPKPSTPAEKPKVETTKVAEKPKAPSPPPPPKQSAKEPQLPPKDRERRVPMTRLRKRVATRLKDSQNTFALLTTFNEVDMTNLMKLRSQYKDAFFEKHGVKLGLMSGFIKAAVSALQHQPVVNAVIDGDDIIYRDYVDISIAVGTSKGLVVPVIRGADKMNFADIEKTINGLAKKANEGTISIDEMAGGSFTVSNGGVYGSLISTPIINPPQSAILGMHSIVQRPMVVGGSVVPRPMMYVALTYDHRLIDGREAVYFLRRIKDVVEDPQRLLLDI; from the exons ATGATGTTGCGTGCTGTTATTAGGAGAGCTTCCACTAGAGGCTCTTCTGTTTCG GGATTGGGAAAATCGCTGCAATCGTCACGTGTTGCAGCTTCTGCTCAAAGTTTTCATTCTGTTTCAGCTACACAG GTATTTTGTGGAAACCATGCTAGTAGCTTTCATCACCGTTCCTGTCCAG GGTGTTCAGAGTGCTCAAG GACTATTTTCAGCGGGTACCAAGGCACACCCCTGCAAAGATGGGTCAGGCCCTTCTCATCTGATAGTG GGGATGTCGTGGAAGCTGTTGTGCCTCACATGGGTGAATCAATCACAGATGGAACCCTAGCCACTTTTCTGAAGA AGCCTGGTGACAGAGTAGAGGCTGATGAGGCTATTGCACAAATTGAAACTGACAAG GTTACAATAGATATTGCTAGCCCAGCAAGTGGTGTTATCCAAGAG TTTCTAGTCAAGGAAGGAGATACTGTAGAACCGGGAAACAAAGTTGCTATAATTTCTACGTCTGCGGATGCTGTGTCTCATGTTGCACCCTCAGAAAAGATACCAGAGAAACCTGCTCCCAAGCCTTCTACTCCTGCTGAGAAGCCCAAAGTTGAAACTACTAAAGTTGCTGAGAAACCTAAGGCACCAtcaccgccaccgccaccaAAACAGTCAGCCAAAGAACCGCAGCTTCCTCCTAAGGATAGGGAAAGACGG GTTCCTATGACAAGACTTCGCAAACGAGTAGCAACTAGGTTGAAAGACTCTCAAAACACTTTCGCTTTGCTGACAACTTTCAATGAAGTTGATAT GACTAATCTGATGAAGCTCCGATCTCAATACAAGGATGCATTTTTTGAAAAGCATGGAGTGAAGTTGGGTCTTATGTCTGGTTTCATTAAA GCTGCTGTCAGTGCCCTCCAGCATCAACCAGTAGTAAATGCAGTTATCGACGGAGATGACATCATTTACAGAGACTATGTGGATATCAGTATCGCTGTTGGTACCTCTAAG GGTCTCGTGGTTCCAGTCATAAGAGGTGCTGACAAAATGAACTTTGCTGACATAGAGAAAACGATAAACGGTCTTGCTAAGAAGGCTAATGAAGGAACCATATCAATCGACGAGATGGCAGGAGGATCGTTCACAGTATCAAATGGTGGTGTCTATGGAAGTCTCATAAGCACTCCAATCATCAACCCTCCTCAG TCTGCTATTCTTGGAATGCATTCGATTGTGCAACGTCCAATGGTTGTGGGAGGAAGCGTAGTACCGAGGCCAATGATGTATGTCGCGCTGACTTACGACCACAGGCTAATTGATGGAAGAGAGGCTGTGTATTTCTTGCGCCGTATCAAGGATGTTGTGGAAGATCCCCAGAGGCTTCTCCTCGACATTTGA
- the LOC104726041 gene encoding GTP-binding nuclear protein Ran1A-like, with translation MIYKYISHTPPPNIKISNHHRFYSFSLALSCFPKDGEKFIIPLFALSNQQNVECPTFKLLIVGDARTGKTTLVKRHLTGEFEQNYEPTVGVEVQPLDFFTNRGKIRFECWDTAGQEKYRGLKDAHYSNVQGQCAIIMFDVRSRITYYNVDTWYRDLRRACGNIPIVLCGNKVEGPHREIKAKQIEFHRHKGLQYYEISTKNNSDFEKPFLYLARRLAGDEKLCFVESPALAPPEPHIDFDIDAQNMIEAELVKAASQPVPDDDESLPFQYKRQRVSKEQTIGVQSHITILAGFGAPFLKLKPLVRDFMGPNGSLQLGIPMDAVVADACTSQRM, from the exons atgatttataaatatatctCCCATACACCTCCACCTaacatcaaaatatcaaatcatcatAGGTTTTACTCTTTCTCTCTAGCTCTCTCGTGCTTCCCAAAAGATGGTGAGAAATTCATCATCCCTTTGTTT GCTTTATCTAACCAGCAAAATGTCGAGTGTCCAACCTTCAAGCTTCTCATTGTTGGTGATGCGAGAACCGGGAAAACCACCTTGGTCAAGAGGCATCTGACTGGTGAATTTGAGCAGAACTATGAAC CTACTGTCGGTGTGGAGGTTCAGCCTTTAGATTTCTTCACTAACCGTGGCAAGATCCGTTTTGAATGCTGGGATACTGCTGGACAAGAGAAATATCGTGGTCTTAAGGATGCACACTATAGTAA CGTCCAAGGTCAATGTGCGATAATCATGTTTGATGTCAGATCACGGATCACATACTATAACGTTGATACATGGTACCGTGATCTCCGAAG GGCGTGTGGAAACATCCCCATTGTTCTGTGTGGTAACAAAGTTGAAGGGCCCCATAGAGAAATCAAGGCGAAGCAAATTGAGTTCCACAGGCATAAGGGTCTGCAGTACTATGAGATATCTACAAAGAACAATAGCGATTTTGAGAAACCCTTTTTGTATCTTGCTAGAAGACTTGCTGGAGATGAAAAGCTTTGCTTTGTGGAGTCACCAGCACTTGCTCCACCAGAACCGCACATTGACTTTGACATTGATGCTCAGAACAT GATTGAAGCTGAGCTCGTAAAAGCGGCAAGTCAGCCAGtccctgatgatgatgagtccCTGCCCTTTCAATATAAAAGACAAA GAGTGTCAAAAGAGCAAACTATTGGTGTGCAGTCCCACATAACAATTCTAGCTGGATTTGGTGCTCCCTTTCTGAAGCTGAAACCATTGGTCAG AGACTTCATGGGTCCAAATGGTTCTCTTCAGCTAGGTATTCCTATGGATGCTGTGGTTGCAGACGCTTGCACTAGTCAAAGGATGTAG